A region of Arabidopsis thaliana chromosome 5, partial sequence DNA encodes the following proteins:
- a CDS encoding uncharacterized protein (unknown protein; BEST Arabidopsis thaliana protein match is: unknown protein (TAIR:AT2G04795.1); Has 35333 Blast hits to 34131 proteins in 2444 species: Archae - 798; Bacteria - 22429; Metazoa - 974; Fungi - 991; Plants - 531; Viruses - 0; Other Eukaryotes - 9610 (source: NCBI BLink).) yields MTQMLSVLRRNLQNLRKSPRVADDTELPSSTSGAGPGVVANGRRDGFNSVIMRFPFSIISCFAVPRVSGTDGLWVSGDYGSISEVNHLMVSDSMRYAILM; encoded by the coding sequence atgACGCAGATGCTTTCCGTACTCCGTCGCAACCTTCAAAACCTTCGTAAGAGCCCTCGCGTAGCTGACGATACCGAGTTACCTTCATCGACTAGTGGCGCCGGGCCGGGAGTTGTAGCTAATGGAAGACGAGACGGGTTTAACTCCGTGATCATGCGGTTCCCGTTCTCGATCATCTCTTGCTTTGCGGTGCCCCGTGTTAGCGGGACAGATGGACTATGGGTGTCTGGAGATTATGGTAGCATCTCGGAGGTTAACCATCTTATGGTTAGTGATAGTATGAGATACGCCATTTTAATGTAA
- a CDS encoding Auxin-responsive family protein (Auxin-responsive family protein; LOCATED IN: plasma membrane, membrane; EXPRESSED IN: 21 plant structures; EXPRESSED DURING: 12 growth stages; CONTAINS InterPro DOMAIN/s: Cytochrome b561, eukaryote (InterPro:IPR004877), Uncharacterised conserved protein UCP037471 (InterPro:IPR017214), Protein of unknown function DUF568, DOMON-like (InterPro:IPR007613), DOMON related (InterPro:IPR005018), Cytochrome b561/ferric reductase transmembrane (InterPro:IPR006593); BEST Arabidopsis thaliana protein match is: Auxin-responsive family protein (TAIR:AT5G47530.1); Has 30201 Blast hits to 17322 proteins in 780 species: Archae - 12; Bacteria - 1396; Metazoa - 17338; Fungi - 3422; Plants - 5037; Viruses - 0; Other Eukaryotes - 2996 (source: NCBI BLink).): protein MDRTQSPKTALFAVLATLLVLTVNGQSLCNTHRFTNNLAFADCSDLSALGSFLHWTYNEQNGTVSIAYRHPGTSASSWVAWGLNPSSTQMVGTQALVAFTNTTTNQFQAYTSSVSSYGTRLERSSLSFGVSGLSATLVSGEVTIFATLELSPNLITANQLWQVGPVVNGVPASHQTSGDNMRSSGRIDFRTGQASAGGGGSGDRLRKRNTHGVLNAVSWGVLMPMGAMMARYMKVFADPTWFYLHIAFQVSGYVIGVAGWATGIKLGNDSPGTSYSTHRNLGIALFTFATLQVFALLVRPKPDHKYRTYWNVYHHTVGYTTIILSIVNIFKGFDILDPEDKWRWAYIGILIFLGACVLILEPLTWFIVLRRKSRGGNTVAAPTSSKYSNGVNGTTTTGPHHQDA, encoded by the exons ATGGACCGAACACAATCTCCAAAGACAGCTCTGTTCGCCGTGTTGGCAACACTCCTTGTCTTAACCGTGAACGGCCAGTCACTTTGTAACACACACAGGTTCACCAATAACCTCGCCTTCGCAGATTGCTCTGACCTCTCGGCCTTAGGCTCTTTCCTTCACTGGACCTACAATGAACAAAACGGTACCGTCTCAATCGCCTATCGCCACCCTGGaacctctgcttcttcttggGTTGCTTGGGGACTTAACCCAAGTAGTACTCAGATGGTTGGGACGCAAGCTCTCGTAGCCttcacaaacacaacaactAACCAATTCCAGGCCTATACCTCTTCCGTGAGTTCCTATGGTACGCGGCTTGAACGTAGTAGCCTAAGTTTCGGTGTGAGTGGCCTCTCCGCGACTCTGGTCAGTGGCGAGGTTACGATCTTTGCAACTCTTGAGTTGTCTCCGAATCTGATCACGGCCAACCAGCTTTGGCAGGTGGGACCTGTTGTCAACGGTGTTCCTGCGAGTCATCAAACCTCAGGAGATAATATGAGATCGAGTGGTAGGATTGATTTCCGGACTGGTCAGGCATCagctggtggtggtggttccGGTGACAGGCTGAGGAAGAGAAAC ACGCATGGAGTACTAAATGCGGTCAGCTGGGGAGTACTAATGCCAATGGGAGCAATGATGGCTCGGTACATGAAAGTCTTCGCCGATCCAACATGGTTCTATCTCCACATTGCCTTTCAAGTGTCGGGTTACGTCATCGGGGTAGCCGGTTGGGCCACCGGAATCAAGCTTGGTAACGACTCACCAGGCACATCTTACTCAACCCATCGTAACCTTGGAATAGCACTCTTCACATTTGCCACACTTCAAGTATTTGCTCTGCTTGTAAGGCCAAAGCCAGACCACAAATATCGAACGTACTGGAACGTGTACCATCACACCGTTGGATACACAACCATCATCCTCTCTATTGTCAACATTTTCAAAGGATTCGACATTTTGGACCCGGAGGATAAATGGCGATGGGCTTACATTGGGATCCTCATCTTTCTTGGTGCTTGTGTCCTTATTCTCGAGCCACTCACTTGGTTCATTGTTCTTCGCCGTAAGAGCCGTGGAGGTAACACAGTCGCTGCACCAACTTCGAGCAAGTACTCTAACGGCGTCAATGGTACCACCACCACTGGACCACATCACCAGGACGCCTAG